One genomic region from Candidatus Methylomirabilota bacterium encodes:
- a CDS encoding NADH-quinone oxidoreductase subunit H produces MIAGLATALAQVLVVGLGAPLLVGVLRTLKARLVGRRGPAPWQPYADLRKLLVKDAVVSTTTSWIFRVTPYVLVATMLVAAVIVPVLASRTGLPFAGIILLMYLFMLGTFFLALAGLDSGSAFGGMGSSRGVAVAALAEPTVILAVFALALRAETTNLGGIVERFASEPRLALDPAHLLAFAAFFIVMLAETGRLPVDNPATHLELTMIHGAMVLEYSGRHLALVEWAAAMKLFVFLALLANLFFPWGVSSLVEPVPVLLGLLALAGKLAVLTAALAVLETLMAKLRLFRVPELLAGSFALALLSVTAVFLVR; encoded by the coding sequence GTGATCGCCGGCCTTGCCACCGCGCTCGCCCAGGTCCTCGTCGTCGGCCTCGGCGCGCCGCTGCTCGTGGGGGTCCTCCGCACGCTGAAGGCGCGGCTGGTCGGACGCCGCGGGCCCGCGCCGTGGCAGCCGTACGCCGATCTCCGGAAGCTGCTCGTCAAGGACGCGGTCGTCTCGACGACGACGTCGTGGATCTTCCGCGTAACGCCCTACGTGCTGGTCGCGACCATGCTGGTCGCGGCGGTGATCGTCCCGGTCCTCGCCTCGCGGACGGGCCTGCCGTTCGCCGGGATCATTCTCTTGATGTACCTCTTCATGCTCGGAACGTTCTTCCTCGCGCTCGCCGGACTCGACTCGGGGAGCGCCTTCGGCGGGATGGGATCGAGCCGCGGGGTGGCGGTCGCGGCGCTCGCCGAGCCGACCGTGATCCTGGCGGTCTTCGCCCTCGCCCTGCGCGCGGAGACGACCAACCTCGGCGGCATCGTCGAGCGGTTCGCGAGCGAGCCCCGGCTCGCGCTCGACCCTGCCCACCTGCTCGCGTTCGCCGCGTTCTTCATCGTCATGCTCGCGGAGACGGGTCGCCTGCCCGTGGATAACCCGGCCACGCATCTCGAGCTCACGATGATCCACGGGGCGATGGTGCTCGAGTACTCGGGGCGCCACCTGGCGCTGGTCGAGTGGGCGGCGGCGATGAAGCTCTTCGTCTTCCTCGCCCTCCTCGCCAACCTCTTCTTCCCGTGGGGCGTCTCGAGCCTCGTCGAGCCGGTGCCGGTCCTGCTCGGGCTCCTGGCGCTCGCGGGCAAGCTCGCGGTCCTGACGGCGGCCCTCGCGGTGCTCGAGACGCTCATGGCGAAGCTCCGGCTCTTCCGCGTGCCCGAGCTCCTCGCCGGCTCGTTCGCGCTGGCGCTCCTCTCCGTGACGGCGGTCTTCCTCGTCCGATGA